One Brevibacillus choshinensis genomic window carries:
- the ytaF gene encoding sporulation membrane protein YtaF, protein MSGWLSLLLVSLAISMDSVSVGLTYGLRNMRMPFLSLAVVSGCSFIVVYGVMMIGSSLTYWLTPEIGKQIGAAVLIAMGLFTLWRLVSPRSAAEEEQSQKEQVSVALRQGEQEPTVLSQFRMFGLMIQILRDPSRADTDRSGHIMGSEAVMLGLALSLDAFGAGISLTFLGYSPLIVALCIALMSALLLQIGMTLGRRAGQSKWIAKLTWLPPILLICIGLAKSLK, encoded by the coding sequence ATGAGCGGATGGCTCTCGCTCCTGCTCGTTTCCCTGGCCATCAGTATGGACAGTGTCAGCGTAGGATTGACGTACGGGCTGCGTAACATGAGAATGCCATTCTTGTCGCTTGCCGTCGTGTCTGGTTGTTCATTTATCGTCGTTTACGGTGTCATGATGATCGGCTCGTCTCTGACGTATTGGCTGACTCCGGAGATTGGAAAGCAGATCGGGGCTGCCGTCCTGATCGCGATGGGGCTGTTCACGCTGTGGCGGCTCGTCTCTCCGCGTTCCGCTGCCGAAGAAGAGCAGAGCCAGAAGGAGCAGGTGTCCGTCGCTTTGCGGCAGGGAGAGCAGGAGCCCACGGTTCTCTCGCAATTTCGCATGTTTGGATTGATGATTCAAATTCTGCGCGATCCCTCTCGCGCCGATACCGACCGCTCGGGGCACATTATGGGCTCGGAGGCTGTCATGCTCGGTTTGGCCCTGTCCCTCGATGCGTTCGGCGCCGGGATCAGCCTGACGTTCCTCGGCTATTCTCCGTTGATTGTCGCTCTCTGCATCGCCTTGATGAGCGCGTTGCTCCTGCAAATTGGCATGACGCTGGGGAGGCGAGCGGGTCAGAGCAAGTGGATTGCCAAGCTGACCTGGCTGCCGCCGATTTTGCTGATCTGCATCGGGCTTGCGAAAAGCTTGAAATAA
- a CDS encoding calcium-translocating P-type ATPase, SERCA-type, with product MDTQPIRKWYTLAATDVTEALHSDAAQGLTQQEAERRLAKQGANQLAESKRKPLYTVFLDQFKDFMVLILFIATLISYVLGEYLDAITIIAIIIINGILGFIQEAKAERSLQALKELASPMARVMRDGQLSMIPASRLVPGDMVWLEAGDRVPADMRLIAANRLEVEESALTGESVPVSKSIKRLEVASETQVPLGDQKNLAFMGTMVTGGTGHGVVVATGMGTEIGKIAHLMNTAEEVETPLQMRLEQMGKILVVVAVLLTIVVIAAGVWHGHELFTMFLAGVSLAVAAIPEGLPAIVTVALALGVQRMIRRNAIVRKLPSVETLGCASVICSDKTGTLTQNKMTVTQVWHSNTLYDVSGNGYTPEGAFLLQGKMVSPARDGALNQILRIAERCNNARLTCEEQSTRNILGMGKTSRFWQVVGDPTEGALKVLAAKGQNGTIERGKAAHQSIRVEELPFDSDRKMMSVVEKGSDGVHSLLTKGAVEAVLARSTHILWKGELQPLSATIRHQVLEQTEAMAGKALRVLAFAYKTLQGYRPGQPIGSIENNLVFVGVAGMIDPPREEVRPAINLCHQAGIKTVMITGDHKVTAEAIARQIGLVRGYGEVLEGRDLDNLSDSQLAEYVERVSVYARVSPEHKLRIVRALQSRGHVVAMTGDGVNDAPAIKTSDIGIAMGITGTDVTKEAADLVLRDDNFATIVSAVEEGRNIYDNIRKFIRYLLASNVGEILVMFFAMLLGLPLPMVPIQILWVNLVTDGLPAMALGVDPAEADTMYQRPRNKSENIFSRGLGWKIISRGFLIGAMTLLAFWLTLRENPNDLVHAQTVAFVTLVMAQLIHVFDCRSQYSVFHRNIFENKYLVWAVISSLVLVLGVVYIDSLQPIFKTTDLSLRDWALILVTSGVPTFVAGIGGVLSSGRPKAKTQQKRPSMRTVRPD from the coding sequence GTGGATACACAGCCAATTCGAAAATGGTACACGCTGGCGGCGACTGACGTGACCGAAGCCCTTCATAGCGATGCGGCACAGGGATTGACTCAGCAGGAGGCGGAGCGGCGACTGGCTAAGCAAGGTGCCAACCAGTTGGCTGAAAGCAAGCGAAAGCCTCTCTATACAGTCTTTCTCGATCAGTTCAAGGATTTTATGGTACTCATCCTGTTCATCGCTACCTTGATTTCCTACGTTCTCGGAGAGTATCTCGATGCCATCACGATTATTGCGATCATCATCATTAACGGGATTCTCGGCTTCATTCAGGAGGCCAAGGCAGAGCGTTCCCTGCAGGCGCTAAAGGAGCTGGCTTCCCCCATGGCGCGGGTCATGCGGGATGGACAGCTGTCGATGATTCCCGCTTCCCGCCTGGTCCCTGGGGATATGGTATGGCTGGAAGCAGGGGATCGCGTGCCCGCGGATATGCGCCTGATCGCTGCCAACCGCTTGGAAGTCGAAGAGTCGGCCTTGACTGGGGAGTCGGTGCCAGTCAGTAAATCGATCAAAAGGCTGGAAGTGGCATCGGAGACGCAGGTACCGCTGGGAGATCAGAAAAACCTTGCCTTCATGGGTACCATGGTGACCGGAGGAACGGGGCACGGCGTCGTAGTGGCCACTGGGATGGGCACAGAGATTGGAAAGATCGCACACCTGATGAACACGGCGGAGGAAGTCGAGACTCCTTTGCAAATGCGGTTGGAGCAAATGGGCAAAATCCTCGTGGTCGTAGCCGTTCTCCTCACGATCGTCGTGATTGCCGCAGGGGTCTGGCACGGACATGAGCTGTTCACGATGTTCCTCGCGGGGGTCAGTCTTGCCGTAGCGGCGATCCCGGAAGGATTGCCAGCGATTGTGACAGTGGCGCTCGCGCTCGGTGTGCAACGGATGATACGGCGCAATGCGATCGTTCGCAAGCTGCCCTCGGTAGAGACACTCGGCTGCGCGTCCGTCATCTGCTCGGATAAAACGGGTACCCTCACGCAGAACAAAATGACGGTCACACAGGTGTGGCATAGCAATACCCTCTACGATGTGAGCGGCAACGGGTATACCCCAGAAGGGGCATTCCTTCTGCAGGGAAAAATGGTCTCTCCGGCTCGAGATGGCGCGCTCAATCAGATCCTGCGTATCGCGGAGCGCTGCAATAACGCCCGGCTGACTTGTGAAGAGCAGAGCACGCGCAATATTTTGGGAATGGGCAAAACCTCTCGTTTCTGGCAGGTCGTAGGCGATCCGACGGAAGGCGCGCTAAAGGTGCTGGCCGCCAAAGGACAAAACGGCACGATCGAGCGGGGGAAAGCAGCGCACCAGTCGATCCGGGTCGAGGAGCTTCCGTTTGATTCCGACCGGAAAATGATGTCCGTCGTGGAAAAAGGATCGGATGGCGTGCACTCTCTCTTGACGAAAGGAGCAGTAGAAGCCGTGCTGGCGCGCTCCACGCACATTCTGTGGAAAGGGGAGCTGCAGCCGCTCTCCGCAACCATTCGCCATCAGGTTTTGGAGCAAACCGAAGCCATGGCTGGAAAAGCGCTGCGTGTTCTGGCGTTCGCTTACAAAACATTGCAAGGCTATCGTCCTGGACAGCCGATCGGGTCAATTGAAAACAATCTCGTTTTTGTCGGAGTGGCTGGGATGATCGACCCGCCACGGGAAGAGGTCCGTCCCGCGATCAATCTGTGCCATCAGGCGGGAATCAAGACGGTCATGATCACGGGCGACCACAAGGTGACGGCCGAGGCGATAGCAAGGCAGATCGGCCTGGTGCGCGGTTATGGCGAAGTGCTGGAAGGACGTGATCTGGATAACTTGTCCGATAGCCAATTGGCGGAGTACGTCGAGCGGGTATCGGTCTACGCCCGCGTCTCTCCAGAGCACAAGCTGCGGATCGTGCGCGCCCTGCAAAGCAGAGGCCATGTGGTAGCAATGACGGGCGATGGGGTAAACGATGCGCCTGCGATCAAAACCTCGGACATCGGCATCGCTATGGGGATCACGGGTACCGATGTGACAAAGGAAGCTGCCGATCTCGTGCTTCGCGACGACAACTTTGCCACGATCGTTTCTGCCGTAGAAGAAGGTCGGAATATTTACGACAATATCCGCAAGTTCATCCGATACCTGCTCGCCTCCAACGTAGGGGAAATTCTCGTCATGTTCTTCGCGATGCTTCTCGGATTGCCTCTGCCGATGGTCCCGATCCAAATCTTGTGGGTCAATCTGGTGACGGATGGCTTGCCTGCCATGGCACTCGGCGTAGATCCGGCAGAAGCGGATACGATGTACCAGAGGCCGCGCAACAAGTCGGAGAATATCTTTAGCCGGGGACTGGGCTGGAAAATCATCAGCCGTGGATTCCTGATCGGGGCGATGACGCTGCTCGCATTCTGGCTGACCTTGCGTGAAAATCCAAACGATCTGGTGCATGCGCAGACGGTTGCCTTTGTCACCCTGGTGATGGCGCAGCTGATCCACGTCTTTGATTGCCGCAGTCAGTACAGCGTTTTTCACCGCAATATCTTCGAAAATAAATATCTGGTTTGGGCGGTCATCTCATCCCTCGTGCTCGTCCTCGGTGTCGTCTATATCGACTCCCTCCAGCCGATCTTCAAGACGACGGATCTGTCGCTGCGCGATTGGGCGTTGATTCTGGTCACGTCCGGAGTGCCTACGTTTGTAGCGGGAATCGGCGGGGTGCTCTCGAGCGGCAGACCAAAGGCGAAAACACAGCAAAAACGCCCGTCCATGCGTACCGTGCGTCCTGACTGA
- the yunB gene encoding sporulation protein YunB has protein sequence MRFRKSGWRRRGRRALGITVFVIMGLFALFFIAEKRIEPTLMLIAQAKVDQVAKLAITDAVTKRLSQQGVDFNEVVLMEKDQEGSIKAVNFNFREYSRIVGETTARIQNRLKEFEQENVKTTVPLGLATKNVFLEHLGPDIPISFVPIGAVKTRLETGLKQAGINMVLVTVYIYVEVDLRVIIPFATDQQTVTTQIPITEALIVGKVPTYLYDNPSGKPDVPMPRTGQSISP, from the coding sequence GTGCGTTTTAGAAAAAGCGGATGGCGAAGAAGGGGCAGAAGAGCCCTGGGGATAACGGTTTTTGTGATCATGGGGTTGTTCGCTCTGTTTTTCATCGCAGAAAAACGAATCGAGCCGACGCTGATGCTGATCGCGCAGGCCAAAGTGGATCAAGTGGCGAAGCTCGCCATTACAGATGCGGTCACCAAGCGACTCAGTCAGCAGGGGGTTGATTTCAACGAAGTCGTCCTCATGGAAAAGGATCAGGAGGGCAGCATCAAGGCGGTGAACTTCAATTTTCGGGAGTACTCCCGGATCGTCGGGGAGACGACGGCACGGATCCAGAATCGCCTGAAGGAATTTGAGCAAGAAAACGTAAAAACGACGGTGCCGCTCGGTCTGGCAACGAAAAACGTCTTTTTGGAGCACCTGGGACCGGACATCCCGATCTCGTTTGTCCCCATCGGCGCCGTCAAAACGAGGCTCGAAACAGGGCTCAAGCAGGCAGGAATCAACATGGTTCTGGTGACCGTCTACATTTACGTCGAGGTAGATTTGCGGGTCATCATTCCGTTTGCCACCGACCAGCAGACCGTCACGACACAGATCCCGATCACGGAGGCGTTGATTGTCGGCAAGGTACCGACCTATCTCTACGACAATCCCTCAGGCAAGCCGGATGTGCCGATGCCGCGCACGGGTCAGAGCATCTCTCCCTGA
- a CDS encoding copper amine oxidase N-terminal domain-containing protein, whose product MKTIRTGMMTLAALAVLGTNVVSATSEPVKELSVNVNGQHIEQAAIFDKGQQTVLVPLRDVAESLGFQVKWNAETKAAEVNKGAIFSYAKVGEDRYPFAKMYKTLGAEPRLLNGNTYVPVAFVDEILQAEVNVTDDAVTVVDEESDVAPVRTGTITTLNKREDGGVSFQLNGYETGIILHVDKETKITTADGKELKPEDLQLGMEVEATHQKFMAMSMPPQSGAVSIVVKSGLETPEVLGTAGKVASIDKDQEGSYKMLVEGQALAENAPEKVALIVGKDTKIVSAKDNKELAPEDLKAEMKVFAYYGPKLTRSLPPIGVAEKIVVE is encoded by the coding sequence ATGAAAACAATACGAACAGGCATGATGACTTTGGCGGCACTGGCCGTTTTGGGAACCAACGTGGTATCGGCAACCTCCGAACCAGTAAAAGAGCTTTCCGTCAACGTAAACGGACAGCATATCGAGCAAGCAGCGATTTTCGATAAAGGTCAACAAACGGTACTGGTTCCCCTCCGTGATGTAGCGGAATCCCTAGGGTTCCAGGTGAAATGGAACGCTGAGACAAAAGCGGCAGAAGTAAACAAAGGAGCTATCTTCAGCTACGCGAAAGTCGGCGAAGACCGCTACCCGTTTGCGAAAATGTACAAAACCTTGGGTGCGGAGCCGCGTCTGCTGAATGGCAACACGTATGTGCCAGTGGCATTCGTCGATGAAATCCTGCAAGCGGAAGTAAACGTAACCGATGATGCGGTAACCGTGGTAGACGAAGAATCCGACGTTGCTCCTGTGCGCACCGGCACCATCACTACCCTCAATAAAAGAGAGGATGGCGGAGTATCCTTCCAATTGAACGGATATGAGACCGGAATCATTCTGCACGTAGATAAGGAGACCAAAATTACGACGGCTGACGGAAAAGAACTGAAGCCAGAGGACCTGCAGCTGGGTATGGAAGTAGAAGCGACGCACCAAAAATTCATGGCGATGAGCATGCCGCCGCAATCCGGCGCTGTGAGCATCGTGGTAAAAAGCGGCCTGGAAACACCTGAGGTGCTCGGTACAGCAGGGAAAGTGGCAAGCATCGATAAAGACCAGGAAGGCAGCTACAAAATGCTGGTGGAAGGTCAGGCCCTGGCTGAGAATGCACCTGAAAAAGTAGCGTTGATCGTAGGTAAAGATACCAAAATCGTGAGTGCGAAAGACAACAAGGAGCTCGCACCTGAGGATCTGAAAGCAGAGATGAAAGTATTTGCTTATTATGGTCCAAAACTGACTCGCAGCCTGCCGCCAATCGGTGTTGCTGAGAAAATCGTAGTAGAATAA
- a CDS encoding MFS transporter, with product MTRNAAVWLVTGATTLFVVGTDVFVVSPLLPSIAEEYGVTPAVAGWLVTAMSIMYACGSPLMGVLFDRYAKRRRLLLWGGLVLFCLANLWTGFAASFGMLLTSRAVAGLALAAIAPCVYAFVSDLAPPSRRAAWLSVVVSGNLTGLWAGTPLGTLIADQYGWRFTFWLIAVLSFILAWINLAIWPQRRHSSPAARGFAPSVTLMVRSVLVTVYWATAIYGVYTYLGTSLTEDIGFRPSQIAASLIAYGVGAMLGSLNGGNLADKFGAKAISSASLLTLTACLVCVGLFYQQGVWLFVLLFLWAFVGYAFVPSYQSRLALEYPDHLGRIMAWNITGMYIGMTIGSYVGGPVYQAWGFTVLACLCAGAALIAGLCSLRPAPKQKEAEQPLPFRF from the coding sequence TTGACGAGGAACGCTGCCGTTTGGTTGGTCACGGGTGCCACTACCCTGTTCGTCGTAGGGACGGACGTCTTTGTCGTCTCTCCCTTGCTGCCGTCCATCGCAGAAGAGTATGGCGTGACACCTGCCGTAGCCGGTTGGCTCGTGACGGCCATGTCCATCATGTACGCTTGCGGCTCTCCCTTGATGGGCGTTTTGTTTGACCGTTATGCAAAGCGGCGGCGTCTCCTTTTATGGGGAGGTCTTGTCCTGTTTTGCCTCGCCAATCTGTGGACCGGCTTTGCCGCTTCCTTTGGCATGCTTCTCACCAGTCGGGCTGTTGCAGGCTTGGCTCTCGCCGCCATCGCCCCTTGTGTCTATGCGTTTGTGAGTGATTTGGCTCCTCCGAGCCGCAGAGCAGCCTGGCTGTCCGTCGTCGTCTCCGGCAATTTGACTGGTCTTTGGGCCGGCACGCCGCTTGGAACCTTGATTGCCGATCAGTATGGCTGGCGCTTTACGTTCTGGCTGATCGCCGTCCTTAGCTTTATTCTCGCCTGGATCAATCTCGCCATTTGGCCGCAGCGCAGGCATTCGAGCCCGGCTGCGCGAGGTTTTGCCCCTTCTGTCACGTTGATGGTTCGTTCCGTCCTCGTCACTGTCTACTGGGCCACTGCCATCTATGGCGTCTACACCTATCTCGGTACGTCTCTGACGGAGGATATCGGCTTTCGTCCCTCCCAGATCGCAGCTTCCCTTATCGCGTACGGGGTCGGAGCCATGCTTGGCAGTCTAAACGGTGGAAACCTGGCAGACAAATTTGGAGCCAAAGCGATTTCTTCTGCAAGTCTACTGACGTTAACCGCCTGTCTTGTCTGCGTAGGGCTGTTCTACCAGCAGGGAGTCTGGCTATTTGTCTTGCTTTTCCTCTGGGCATTCGTCGGCTATGCCTTTGTCCCTTCCTATCAATCCCGCCTCGCCCTGGAATACCCGGACCACCTCGGAAGAATCATGGCATGGAACATCACAGGCATGTACATCGGGATGACGATCGGCTCCTATGTGGGAGGACCCGTTTATCAGGCGTGGGGTTTTACTGTGCTCGCTTGCCTGTGTGCGGGTGCAGCGCTCATCGCTGGCCTCTGCAGTCTGCGCCCGGCTCCCAAGCAAAAAGAAGCGGAACAGCCTCTGCCGTTCCGCTTCTAG
- a CDS encoding GNAT family N-acetyltransferase — MPTPFPTASSRLVYTPVAERDFPELLDVYNSNPAYMEYAYGQRAVSLDAVAQDHADNLALEGSYSYCLRESSSDSLIGIAQFILKNPRDGHPWLGLIMIDSRAHGRGYAKEFLDCLIAWYRENGYASLHLGVLEKNQAVVPFYEKVGFAAYEERVTEKLGRVICMAYPIHPGSQE, encoded by the coding sequence ATGCCTACCCCGTTTCCCACCGCCAGCAGCCGTCTCGTCTATACCCCCGTTGCCGAGCGTGATTTTCCCGAGCTTCTCGACGTCTACAACTCCAATCCTGCTTACATGGAATACGCCTATGGGCAGCGCGCCGTCTCCCTGGATGCCGTCGCCCAAGACCATGCGGATAACCTAGCTTTGGAAGGCTCGTACAGCTACTGCTTGCGCGAGTCTTCCAGCGATTCCCTGATCGGTATCGCCCAATTTATTCTGAAAAACCCGCGTGACGGACATCCGTGGCTCGGACTGATCATGATCGACAGTCGTGCCCATGGAAGGGGCTACGCCAAAGAATTTCTCGACTGCCTCATCGCCTGGTACCGGGAAAATGGCTATGCTTCTCTCCACCTCGGTGTATTGGAGAAGAATCAGGCTGTCGTGCCCTTTTACGAGAAGGTTGGCTTTGCCGCCTACGAAGAGCGTGTCACGGAGAAGCTGGGCCGCGTCATTTGCATGGCGTATCCCATTCATCCCGGCTCACAGGAGTAG
- a CDS encoding sensor histidine kinase — translation MSTWREELGTSSEMISLMQSIFEGVSDAILVVDRDGLIIRVNAALEQMTGWTESELVGIKHICELCLGMATCMEESTCADCFFKQVQMPSFEMRLRTKDGRDYPVAASSARLPDGTNGELVMVIRDMSAQQRAEKERYQHKLTNYVIQAQEEERKRIARELHDGVGQALYSILVGLNVVGQSQLSDPIRQHVTDLLQMTSKAMEEVKRMALELRPSALDDLGLLPALRSLMKRVEKSFDIQVELHVQGGHRRYSAAMETALYRIVQEAMTNTAKYAKASQLGIVFEDREKEVVVTIVDDGVGFEVEKALHTGKGLGVFGMKERAQLLGGTVDIRSAPDEGTTVIVRIPVSKEETEHGYSRADR, via the coding sequence ATGAGTACGTGGAGAGAAGAGCTGGGTACGTCCAGTGAAATGATTTCGCTGATGCAGTCCATCTTTGAAGGCGTAAGTGATGCCATCCTGGTGGTAGACCGCGACGGCTTGATCATAAGGGTCAATGCCGCACTGGAGCAAATGACAGGCTGGACCGAGAGTGAATTGGTCGGGATCAAACATATTTGTGAGCTGTGTCTGGGGATGGCGACCTGCATGGAAGAGTCGACCTGTGCCGATTGCTTCTTCAAACAGGTGCAGATGCCTTCCTTTGAGATGCGTCTGCGAACGAAAGACGGCAGGGACTATCCAGTTGCTGCGAGCTCTGCGCGATTGCCGGATGGAACGAACGGCGAGCTGGTGATGGTCATCCGGGACATGTCTGCGCAGCAGCGGGCTGAAAAGGAGCGCTACCAGCACAAGCTGACCAATTACGTGATTCAGGCGCAGGAGGAAGAGCGTAAGCGGATTGCCCGCGAGCTTCATGATGGAGTGGGGCAGGCCCTCTACAGCATCCTGGTCGGGCTCAACGTAGTCGGGCAGAGCCAACTGAGCGACCCGATCCGGCAGCATGTGACAGACCTTTTGCAGATGACGTCCAAGGCGATGGAAGAGGTAAAGCGCATGGCTCTCGAGCTGCGGCCATCCGCGCTGGATGACTTGGGGCTTTTGCCGGCCTTGCGTTCCTTGATGAAGCGAGTGGAAAAAAGCTTTGACATACAGGTCGAGCTGCATGTGCAGGGAGGGCACCGCCGCTATTCGGCCGCCATGGAGACCGCGCTCTACCGCATCGTCCAGGAGGCGATGACCAATACGGCAAAATACGCCAAGGCAAGTCAGCTGGGGATCGTGTTCGAAGACAGAGAAAAAGAAGTTGTGGTGACCATCGTAGATGATGGCGTCGGCTTTGAGGTAGAGAAGGCTTTGCATACGGGCAAGGGCTTGGGTGTTTTTGGCATGAAGGAGCGGGCACAGCTATTGGGTGGCACGGTAGACATCCGTTCGGCTCCCGATGAGGGCACGACTGTCATCGTGCGCATCCCGGTTTCAAAGGAGGAGACAGAACATGGCTATTCGCGTGCTGATCGCTGA
- a CDS encoding response regulator, with protein MAIRVLIADDHAVVRSGLGMLINAQEDMEVVGYAADGKEACEKAVDIHPDVVLMDLSMPPGENGLTATARLRETAPEIQVLVLTMHDDEEYLFRVLQAGAAGYILKSAPDLDLIAAIRSVHNGMAYLYPSATKSLIEEFLQMVKSGEEQAKYEILTEREKEVLVLIAKGFSNKEIAEQLTVSVKTVESHKAHIMEKLHLRTRPDLVRYAIKKGWLDFE; from the coding sequence ATGGCTATTCGCGTGCTGATCGCTGACGACCACGCCGTTGTGCGCTCAGGGTTGGGAATGCTGATTAACGCCCAGGAGGATATGGAAGTCGTCGGATACGCTGCTGACGGAAAAGAAGCGTGTGAAAAAGCAGTGGACATCCATCCCGATGTCGTTTTGATGGATTTGAGCATGCCTCCGGGGGAAAACGGATTGACAGCCACGGCGAGGCTAAGGGAGACCGCTCCCGAGATACAGGTGCTCGTCTTGACCATGCACGATGACGAGGAATACTTGTTTCGTGTCCTGCAAGCAGGGGCGGCGGGATATATTTTGAAAAGCGCCCCCGATCTGGATCTCATCGCGGCCATTCGGTCTGTGCACAATGGCATGGCGTACCTGTATCCATCCGCGACCAAATCGTTGATCGAGGAATTTCTGCAGATGGTCAAAAGCGGAGAAGAGCAGGCGAAATACGAAATTCTCACGGAACGGGAAAAGGAAGTACTCGTGTTGATCGCCAAAGGCTTCAGCAACAAGGAAATTGCTGAGCAGTTGACCGTCTCTGTCAAAACGGTAGAATCGCACAAGGCGCATATCATGGAGAAGCTGCATCTGCGAACGCGTCCAGATCTGGTGCGGTATGCGATCAAAAAAGGCTGGCTGGATTTTGAATAG
- a CDS encoding FAD:protein FMN transferase produces MQPEVPLHVYRSRAMNTEIEVIWESQALRKSRALEKIADKWFHAVEQRFSRFMPDSELSYLNRQSGSLTLISGAMAEVLSLAEIFHIQTEGMFSPFVYDALHAAGYSQSYDIVKQADAVTSDSSCSGAYSMTLHSGMKAVQLQDGTHLDLGGIVKGWSAEKMADKLRLAYGVRRGLVNAGGDVQVWGGSSAQEPWRIGIASPWHPEEELAMVSLRDGAVATSSSWGRRWNHAKHGVQHHLIDPRTMRPGSSDVIQCSIAGDSLISCEIWAKVVCLFGLERGLALLQTKCPRMEALIVSETGDLHLLRRHPQEKERWETEHIDFIHEKAN; encoded by the coding sequence ATGCAACCAGAGGTGCCCTTGCATGTCTATCGCTCTCGAGCCATGAATACCGAGATAGAGGTGATCTGGGAGAGCCAGGCTCTTCGGAAGAGCCGTGCGCTGGAGAAGATCGCAGACAAGTGGTTCCATGCGGTTGAGCAGCGCTTTAGCCGGTTTATGCCTGACAGTGAGCTTTCCTATCTGAATCGCCAGAGCGGAAGTCTGACGCTTATCTCGGGGGCGATGGCAGAGGTGCTGTCTCTGGCCGAAATCTTTCATATTCAGACAGAAGGCATGTTCAGTCCATTCGTGTACGATGCGCTTCATGCTGCCGGCTACAGCCAGTCCTATGACATCGTGAAACAAGCAGATGCTGTGACGTCAGACAGTTCATGCTCCGGCGCTTATTCCATGACGCTCCATTCAGGCATGAAAGCGGTGCAGTTGCAAGACGGCACGCACCTTGATCTGGGCGGAATTGTCAAAGGATGGTCAGCCGAAAAAATGGCTGATAAGCTGAGACTCGCGTACGGGGTCCGGCGGGGATTGGTCAACGCAGGTGGAGATGTGCAGGTATGGGGGGGCAGCAGCGCGCAAGAGCCATGGCGCATCGGTATTGCCAGCCCGTGGCATCCAGAGGAGGAGCTGGCGATGGTTTCCTTGAGAGACGGGGCTGTGGCCACCTCCAGCTCATGGGGAAGAAGATGGAACCACGCAAAGCATGGCGTCCAGCATCATCTGATCGACCCTCGCACCATGCGTCCCGGCAGCAGCGATGTCATCCAGTGCAGCATCGCAGGAGACAGTCTCATCTCCTGTGAAATTTGGGCGAAGGTCGTTTGTCTGTTCGGGCTGGAGCGTGGACTAGCGCTGCTGCAAACGAAATGTCCGCGCATGGAAGCATTGATTGTTTCCGAGACAGGAGACCTTCATTTGCTCCGGCGGCATCCGCAGGAAAAGGAGAGATGGGAGACGGAGCATATCGATTTTATACATGAGAAGGCCAATTAG
- a CDS encoding ferric reductase-like transmembrane domain-containing protein translates to MTEWILQLPTWEMIRFFGLLSYFMLFAGVAIGISYSFPGWAPKTKGKLYRMHEAASVSGMFLGVFHAMLLVIDTYMPFSWHEILLPFAASHAPVINGLGTIAAYGMVIIILTTDLRNKLNRKVWRLIHFASYPTFVLALVHGISGGTDTKVGWIFLSYVLTFAVVTILSIARAFLGGKRSLAHSAGRR, encoded by the coding sequence ATGACAGAATGGATCTTGCAGCTGCCTACGTGGGAAATGATTCGATTCTTCGGGTTGCTTTCGTATTTTATGCTTTTTGCCGGCGTTGCCATCGGCATTAGCTACAGCTTCCCGGGATGGGCTCCAAAGACAAAGGGGAAACTTTACAGGATGCACGAAGCAGCTTCGGTTTCCGGTATGTTTTTGGGAGTATTTCATGCTATGCTGCTCGTGATTGACACGTACATGCCTTTTTCTTGGCATGAAATCCTGCTGCCGTTTGCCGCTTCGCATGCCCCTGTCATAAATGGTCTGGGAACGATTGCGGCATACGGTATGGTAATCATTATTTTGACGACCGATCTGCGAAACAAGCTGAACAGGAAAGTATGGCGATTGATTCATTTCGCCTCTTATCCCACCTTTGTACTGGCGCTTGTTCACGGAATCAGCGGCGGCACGGACACCAAAGTGGGATGGATCTTTTTATCCTACGTCCTCACGTTTGCGGTCGTCACGATTCTCTCGATTGCCAGAGCCTTTCTAGGAGGGAAACGCAGCCTTGCACATTCTGCTGGTAGAAGATGA